One Brachyhypopomus gauderio isolate BG-103 chromosome 15, BGAUD_0.2, whole genome shotgun sequence genomic region harbors:
- the golga4 gene encoding golgin subfamily A member 4 isoform X2: protein MFKKLKQKINEEQSPQRNVQSSPQAEMSLGERRGQPSGLHQDIPTLPSDRELLAGMIAEPAFLSEYTIFALDHSKRPKTAQVPSANTAKETASSPRGSVNGDGAASPLAKSQSLAQKLQQRVSSVESLFRGSGRAEGLFRAGSRESLVRSSSRESLTPMGESEVSSSQAFDPPSDIESEAEDTPGNAEALSKEHLLHRLHRVEKSLANYRGKYSELVIAYRTVQKEKEKTQVILSQSQDKSLRRIGELREELQMDQQAKKHLQEEFDAALEEKDQMITVLQTQVALMKKRLQVVPGVLVSTEGEVSQPAATNMTSESQSPAQGNSPEQNEAGGGIEPGGTVDQEVLQKRVRRQETLLQRCKEMIRTSKECSAQLSSENEALQQQLQERLQELEKMKELHTTEKTKLITQLRDAKNLIEQLEQDKGMVIAETKRQMHETLEMKEEEIAQLRSRIQQTVTQKEELQEQKEKAEKAAFEELERALGVAQRAEEARRQLKAHMEEQVKQVEQASEEDRRSLQQELTRVKQEVISIMKKSAEERIAEMERLHSESLANKDKEISVQINQAVDQCREELLQAAQEREQQASLALEEEQLQKAALQTEAENRAKELLLELESAKTRILELESSLVQSSETKVTHDLSADSEEQRRMHENEIAALKERHQQELESLKLELTETLNKQHLTTIEELVQKHKSETEVILKDKEIQFHAHIEDMNQKTLEKLDVKQTELEALSSELCEMQKCKQQLEEKLADVESAGHSARQEFEMRLKEEQLNYQKEVEDIKQQQRTVLDEKDKELEELILKARIFEEDSKKAQQGVEAQLKEMEDVRCVAQSEKAALADASAQLESLKAELEKSKSELKGLEKLLEASHSDCQQKADYLQQKTNETTELQQSLQQLMNDLSEKDSSHAETCKAMQEEKKQLRKQMDDNTCSYEKRIENLKKEMDVKLKSQETKMEKVKQKAKEMQERFKKKLQEQEENAKTELARRDKELQEKDQQLKEKILEMASSEDLSSAISDLETNQKEQLQKLQDIHQHEQENLLRNCEEKLCQQEEEMEAKHILSLQEKVQELGNLSQELVATREEKEQVVQEVNNLREELAMREATVHKLQAELREAAVKLESLSEGKNILKKQVETVEKNLNQALTERNLFQDQLSKAEEMSKERLQAQSEELDDARQKLDVLKASRCKEGEDQQRILEEKVSELQTKEREFQTQIGTISKELKQNCQDAQAMLSGFSDDLCNKVEVKVIELQNRVIYSHKNVSHLKNVILAKNDKICSLEKELLQTIEESQNLKRSLDQMTLQLNVNSENLKALMVEKEFLQKDAENNSQVLSEKVLSIEKLDEENKSISEKLKANILHTSNLEGIIQDLKTQLASSITEKDEAICLLNQQHSEEKQNLKCEMEEAVKRAEKEKSLALEQVDTLKNKMTEMKRKVESRFAQNHNTMKSLQSKVEDMEKQIAEKEEHLQTLTASIDNQSISKSEMDQVLSEKEQTVSALTIEMENCTRRISELEFQLEMQTKGKEHLMSELEHHHSIKESEKNELIQQLQQAQEQFSQRSCLVQETEEKLKALEQDIQTARQKLEGQQEDFDREKADIIKAKDEALKTAEESASKVVELKKKAEHKIGLIRKQLTSQIEEKEQTIQALQAQLKDIRQMQNEREMQIKSLEENGTILEEVINNLKEEHTNALQILKDTYEEKLTTLYKEASVESETAAAGREREGNSLSRLRDLETKIVESEQQNATHKAEISCLKEELLKQSALVQELQVQIKEKETNAIQREECSVEQTYKILGMEPLRSVLMEENDTNMKQVDWEREKDLLVKEYEMKLQDLNRILEEKEDQLRSKENVQKRLETDGECVIDGPKGSENDLKEKLMEAEKEKHKIQKDYSQIQKDLRSLRKEHEKELEYLKKEMSEENEKKLKLEMEDMEMKHNSALKQLMREFNTQMALKEKELEASVKEAVEKAQIVEAELMESHRDEVCQLQKLIGQKDDDLNKTVQRYEQVLQSREEEMGTRVWEVQKELDELQQRSLSDPQSLEDLQVQLAEKTTQLSEARLKEQEYHEKIHTLEDKVRSTIKKTVVTHLGSTYREPSNYSADPLSEHTEFEYLRKVMFEYMMGRETKTMAKVITSMLKFPSDQAQKVLDREDSRVMPWLR from the exons CTGCTTGCCGGGATGATAGCAGAGCCCGCTTTTCTCTCTGAATATACTATCTTTGCTCTGGACCATTCAAAACGACCCAAAACGGCCCAAGTGCCCAGTGCG AACACTGCTAAGGAAACGGCTAGCTCTCCCAGAGGCAGTGTGAATGGAGATGGAGCTGCCTCTCCATTGGCAa AGTCACAGTCTCTTGCTCAGAAACTGCAACAGAGAGTGTCCTCAGTTGAATCTCTCTTCAGGGGTTCGGGGCGTGCAGAGGGTCTCTTTCGCGCTGGATCTAGGGAAAGTCTGGTCCGCAGCTCATCCCGGGAGTCCCTTACCCCaatgggagagagtgaggtcTCAAGCAGCCAAGCCTTTGACCCGCCTTCTGACATTGAGAGTGAGGCAGAAGATACTCCTGGCAATGCAGAGGCTCTTTCTAAAGAACATCTCTTGCATCGCCTGCATAGGGTGGAAAAGAGCTTGGCAAACTATAGAGGGAAATACTCTGAG CTGGTCATAGCCTACAGGACAGtacagaaagagaaggagaaaacaCAG GTCATTCTCAGCCAAAGTCAGGACAAGTCATTGCGAAGAATTGGGGAGCTTAGAGAA GAACTGCAGATGGATCAGCAAGCCAAGAAACATCTGCAGGAGGAATTTGATGCTGCCCTAGAGGAAAAAGACCAGATGATCACTGTGTTGCAGACTCAA GTTGCTCTTATGAAAAAACGGCTGCAGGTTGTTCCTGGGGTTTTGGTCTCTACTGAAGGAGAGGTGTCCCAGCCTGCTGCTACTAACATGACCTCTGAGTCTCAAAGCCCTGCCCAAGGGAACAGTCCTGAACAAAATGAAG CAGGGGGAGGCATTGAGCCAGGTGGCACTGTGGACCAGGAGGTACTTCAGAAGCGGGTGCGCAGGCAAGAGACGCTCCTGCAACGCTGCAAGGAGATGATCCGCACCAGCAAGGAGTGCAGCGCGCAGCTCAGCAGCGAGAACGAAGCCTTACAGCAGCAGCTGCAGGAGAGGCTGCAGGAACTTGAGAAGATGAAG GAACTCCACACCACGGAGAAGACCAAGCTGATTACACAGCTGAGGGATGCCAAGAACCTTATTGAGCAGTTGGAGCAGGACAAA GGCATGGTGATTGCTGAGACAAAGCGGCAGATGCACGAGACCCTGGAGATGAAAGAAGAGGAGATTGCTCAACTGCGCTCCAGGATCCAGCAGACTGTGACCCAAAAAGAGGAGCTTCAGGAGCAGAAGGAGAAAGCGGAGAAAGCCG CATTTGAGGAACTGGAGCGAGCCCTAGGTGTGGCCCAGCGAGCAGAGGAGGCACGGAGACAACTAAAGGCAcacatggaggagcaggtgaagcaggtaGAGCAGGCCAGTGAGGAGGACAGGAGGAGTCTACAGCAGGAGCTCACCAGGGTCAAACAGGAGGTGATATCCATCATGAAG AAATCTGCAGAAGAAAGAATAGCAGAAATGGAGCGTTTGCATTCAGAGTCTCTGGCCAACAAGGACAAGGAAATCAGTGTGCAGATAAATCAGGCAGTG GACCAGTGTCGTGAAGAGCTGCTCCAGGCAGCGCAGGAGAGGGAGCAGCAGGCCTCGTTGGCTCTGGAGGAGGAGCAGTTGCAGAAGGCAGCCCTGCagactgaagctgagaacaggGCCAAGGAGCTCCTGCTGGAACTGGAGAGTGCCAAAACT AGAATTCTTGAACTGGAAAGTTCTTTGGTCCAGAGCTCAGAGACGAAGGTTACACATGACCTTTCAGCAGATTCGGAAGAGCAGAGGAGGATGCATGAGAATGAGATAGCTGCTCTAAAAGAGAGGCATCAGCAAGAGCTGGAGAGTCTGAAGTTAGAGCTGACTGAGACCTTGAACAAACAGCACCTCACTACGATTGAAGAGCTGGTACAGAAACACAAGTCTGAGACTGAAGTCATCTTGAAAGACAAAGAAATTCAGTTTCATGCCCATATTGAGGACATGAACCAAAAAACATTAGAGAAATTAGATGTAAAGCAGACTGAGTTGGAAGCCCTGTCCTCTGAGCTCTGTGAGATGCAGAAATGTAAACAGCAGCTAGAGGAGAAGCTTGCAGATGTTGAGAGTGCTGGTCACTCAGCAAGGCAAGAGTTTGAGATGAGACTGAAGGAGGAACAGTTGAACTATCAGAAGGAGGTTGAAGACATAAAGCAACAGCAAAGGACAGTGCTAGATGAGAAGGATAAAGAGTTAGAAGAACTTATTCTAAAGGCAAGAATCTTTGAGGAAGATAGCAAAAAGGCTCAGCAAGGTGTTGAGGCACAactaaaggaaatggaagatgTGAGGTGTGTTGCACAGTCTGAGAAAGCAGCCCTTGCTGATGCCAGTGCTCAACTCGAGTCTCTGAAAGCAGAACTGGAAAAGTCAAAGAGTGAATTAAAAGGTCTCGAGAAGCTTCTTGAAGCCAGCCATAGTGATTGTCAACAGAAAGCAGATTATCTTCAACAAAAGACTAATGAAACTACAGAACTACAACAAAGTCTACAGCAACTTATGAATGACCTGTCTGAAAAAGACAGTTCACATGCTGAAACATGCAAAGCAATGCAAGAGGAGAAGAAACAATTAAGGAAGCAGATGGATGATAACACGTGTTCTTATGAGAAAAGAATTGAGAATCTAAAAAAAGAAATGGATGTCAAGTTAAAATCCCAGGAGACAAAAATGGAGAAAGTCAAACAGAAAGCCAAAGAAATGCAAGAAAGGTTTAAGAAAAAGCTTCAAGAACAAGAGGAAAATGCCAAAACTGAACTAGCCAGAAGGGATAAAGAACTTCAGGAAAAAGACCAGCAATTGAAAGAGAAAATTCTTGAGATGGCCAGCTCGGAGGACCTCAGCAGTGCTATATCAGATTTAGAGACAAATCAAAAGGAGCAGTTACAGAAGCTTCAAGATATACACCAGCATGAGCAAGAGAACCTTCTTCGTAACTGTGAAGAAAAGCTATGCCAGcaagaggaagagatggaggcAAAGCATATACTGTCTTTGCAAGAGAAAGTGCAAGAGCTGGGGAACCTCTCTCAAGAGCTTgtagctaccagagaagagaagGAGCAAGTAGTCCAAGAAGTAAATAACCTTAGAGAAGAGCTTGCCATGAGAGAAGCCACTGTACATAAACTTCAAGCTGAGCTCAGGGAAGCTGCAGTCAAGCTGGAAAGTTTGTCTGAAGGAAAGAACATTCTCAAAAAGCAGGTAGAGACTGTCGAAAAAAATCTGAACCAAGCCTTGACTGAAAGGAACCTCTTTCAGGATCAACTCAGCAAAGCTGAGGAGATGAGTAAAGAGAGATTGCAAGCCCAGTCTGAAGAGCTAGATGATGCACGCCAGAAGCTTGATGTACTTAAAGCTTCAAGGTGTAAGGAAGGTGAGGATCAGCAGAGAATCCTTGAAGAGAAAGTCAGTGAACTTCAAACTAAGGAGAGAGAATTTCAAACACAAATTGGTACCATTAGCAAGGAGCTGAAGCAAAACTGTCAAGATGCGCAGGCAATGTTAAGTGGTTTCTCAGATGATCTGTGCAATAAAGTGGAGGTCAAAGTAATTGAGCTGCAAAATAGGGTTATATACAGTCACAAAAATGTTTCACATCTCAAAAATGTAATCTTGGCCAAGAATGACAAAATCTGTTCATTAGAGAAAGAACTTCTGCAAACTATAGAGGAGAGCCAGAACCTTAAGAGGTCTCTCGACCAGATGACTCTTCAGCTAAATGTAAATTCTGAGAATCTTAAAGCCTTAATGGTTGAGAAGGAGTTTTTGCAAAAAGATGCTGAAAATAACTCCCAAGTACTTTCTGAGAAAGTTCTTTCTATAGAGAAACTTGATGAAGAAAACAAAAGCATATCAGAAAAACTTAAAGCAAATATTTTGCATACAAGTAATTTGGAAGGTATCATACAAGACCTGAAGACCCAGTTAGCAAGTAGCATAACTGAAAAGGATGAAGCCATATGTCTGCTGAATCAGCAGCACAGTGAGGAGAAACAAAATCTCAAATGCGAAATGGAGGAGGCTGTAAAAAGagcagaaaaagaaaagagtttGGCTCTTGAACAAGTCGACACACTCAAGAATAAGATGACTGAGATGAAAAGGAAAGTAGAGTCCAGGTTTGCTCAGAACCATAACACTATGAAGTCTCTACAGAGTAAGGTAGAGGATATGGAAAAACAGATAGCAGAGAAGGAAGAACACCTTCAGACACTCACTGCAAGCATCGACAATCAGTCCATTAGTAAGTCAGAAATGGACCAGGTACTGAGTGAGAAAGAACAAACGGTAAGTGCCTTGACCATAGAGATGGAAAACTGCACAAGGAGGATCAGTGAGCTGGAGTTCCAGCTTGAGATGCAGACAAAAGGCAAGGAACATCTCATGAGTGAATTGGAGCACCACCACAGCATAAAGGAGAGTGAAAAAAATGAGCTGATCCAACAGCTACAGCAAGCCCAGGAACAGTTCTCTCAGAGAAGTTGTCTTGTTCAGGAAACCGAAGAAAAGCTCAAGGCTTTAGAGCAAGACATCCAGACTGCCAGACAGAAACTAGAAGGTCAGCAAGAAGACTTTGATAGGGAGAAGGCAGACATCATAAAAGCAAAAGATGAAGCTTTGAAGACAGCTGAGGAAAGTGCATCTAAAGTAGTAGAGTTAAAAAAGAAAGCTGAGCATAAAATTGGCTTGATTCGGAAACAGCTAACCTCACAGATTGAGGAAAAGGAGCAAACTATCCAGGCTCTTCAAGCACAGCTGAAGGACATCAGGCAGATGCAGAATGAGAGGGAAATGCAGATTAAGAGTTTAGAAGAGAATGGGACGATATTGGAGGAGGTAATCAACAACCTAAAAGAAGAGCACACAAACGCACTGCAAATCTTGAAGGACACATATGAGGAGAAGCTGACCACTCTTTATAAAGAGGCATCTGTAGAGAGTGAGACTGCTGCAGCaggtagagaaagagagggaaacaGCCTTTCAAGGCTCAGGGATCTGGAAACCAAAATTGttgaatctgaacaacagaatgCTACCCACAAAGCTGAAATCAGTTGCCTTAAAGAAGAACTTCTTAAACAGTCTGCATTGGTTCAGGAGCTTCAGGTACAAATTAAAGAGAAAGAAACTAATGCTATACAAAGGGAGGAGTGCTCTGTAGAGCAAACCTACAAAATCTTAGGTATGGAGCCTTTGAGATCTGTGCTGATGGAAGAAAatgacacaaacatgaaacaggtaGACTGGGAACGTGAAAAGGATCTCTTGGTGAAAGAGTATGAGATGAAACTGCAGGACCTCAATAGGATACTGGAGGAAAAAGAGGATCAGCTTAGATCCAAGGAAAATGTACAGAAGAGACTTGAGACTGATGGTGAATGTGTTATTGATGGACCCAAGGGCTCTGAGAATGACCTAAAGGAAAAACTGATGGAAGCTGAGAAAGAAAAGCATAAGATTCAAAAAGATTACTCTCAAATACAGAAAGACCTTCGCTCACTGAGGAAAGAGCATGAAAAGGAACTGGAATACCTGAAGAAAGAAATGTCAGAGGAGAATGAGAAGAAACTTAA ACTTGAAATGGAAGATATGGAAATGAAACACAACTCTGCTCTTAAGCAGCTGATGAGGGAGTTTAACACCCAAATGGCTCTGAAAGAAAAAGAACTTGAGGCCTCTGTGAAGGAGGCTGTTG AAAAGGCCCAGATCGTTGAAGCTGAGCTAATGGAAAGCCATAGAGATGAAGTTTGTCAGCTCCAAAAGTTAATTGGCCAGAAAGATGATGACTTAAACAAAACTGTTCAACGTTACGAGCAAGTCCTTCAG AGTCGTGAAGAGGAGATGGGAACTCGCGTATGGGAGGTACAGAAAGAGCTAGATGAACTTCAGCAGAGGAGCCTCAGTGATCCTCAG AGTCTGGAAGACCTTCAG GTCCAGCTTGCTGAAAAGACAACCCAGCTGAGTGAAGCCAGGCTGAAGGAGCAGGAGTACCACGAGAAG ATTCATACTCTGGAGGACAAGGTACGAAGCACAATTAAAAAAACGGTGGTGACTCACCTAGGAAGCACATACAGAG AACCCTCAAACTACAGTGCTGATCCCCTCTCTGAGCACACAGAGTTTGAGTATCTGCGGAAGGTGATGTTTGAGTATATGATGGGGCGAGAGACAAAG ACAATGGCCAAAGTCATAACTTCCATGCTTAAGTTTCCTTCAGACCAGGCACAGAAGGTTCTGGACCGTGAAGATTCTCGGGTGATG cCTTGGCTCCGGTGA